One stretch of Aquimarina sp. Aq107 DNA includes these proteins:
- the fumC gene encoding class II fumarate hydratase: MEYRIEKDTMGEVKVPADKLWGAQTERSRNNFKIGAPSSMPLEIVYGFAYLKKAAAFTNCELGVLPIEKRDLIAQVCDEILEGKHDDQFPLVIWQTGSGTQSNMNVNEVIANRAHQIAGKTIGEGEKTIQPNDDVNKSQSSNDTFPTGMHIAAYKKILEVTIPGITQLRDTLKKKSETFKNVVKIGRTHFMDATPLTIGQELSGYVSQLDHGLKALENTLPHLAEIALGGTAVGTGLNTPKGYAKRVSEFIAQFTGLPFITAENKFEALAAHDAFVETHGALKQIAVSLNKIGNDIRMLASGPRSGIGELIIPANEPGSSIMPGKVNPTQCEALTMVCAQVLGNDVAINVGGMQGHFELNVFKPVMAANLLQSAQLIGDSCVSFDVHCAQGIEPNQARITELLNNSLMLVTALNTKIGYYKAAEIANTAHKNGTTLKQEAIALGYVTETEFDEWVKPEDMVGAMK, from the coding sequence ATGGAATATAGAATAGAAAAAGATACAATGGGCGAAGTAAAAGTGCCTGCTGATAAACTTTGGGGAGCACAGACGGAACGTTCCAGAAATAATTTTAAAATTGGGGCACCTTCATCAATGCCATTAGAAATTGTATATGGTTTTGCATATCTAAAGAAAGCTGCTGCTTTTACCAATTGTGAATTAGGAGTACTTCCCATAGAAAAAAGGGATCTTATTGCACAAGTATGTGATGAAATTCTAGAAGGAAAACACGATGATCAATTTCCTTTAGTAATATGGCAAACTGGTTCTGGTACGCAGAGTAATATGAATGTCAATGAAGTTATTGCTAATCGTGCGCATCAAATAGCCGGAAAAACAATAGGAGAAGGTGAAAAAACAATCCAGCCAAATGATGACGTAAACAAGTCTCAATCTTCTAATGATACTTTTCCAACAGGTATGCATATTGCTGCTTATAAAAAAATTCTAGAAGTAACAATACCTGGAATCACGCAATTAAGAGATACACTTAAAAAGAAATCAGAAACGTTTAAGAATGTTGTAAAAATTGGTCGTACCCATTTTATGGATGCTACTCCACTTACAATAGGACAAGAATTATCTGGTTATGTTTCTCAATTAGATCATGGACTTAAAGCTCTGGAAAACACATTACCACATTTAGCAGAAATCGCTTTAGGTGGAACTGCTGTTGGTACCGGTTTAAATACTCCAAAAGGATATGCTAAAAGAGTATCTGAATTTATTGCTCAGTTTACAGGATTACCATTTATTACCGCAGAGAACAAATTCGAAGCACTAGCAGCTCACGATGCTTTTGTAGAAACACATGGAGCATTAAAACAAATTGCTGTTTCTTTAAATAAAATAGGAAATGATATTCGTATGTTAGCTTCTGGACCAAGAAGTGGAATTGGTGAACTTATCATTCCTGCTAATGAACCTGGAAGCTCTATTATGCCTGGAAAAGTAAATCCTACTCAATGTGAAGCATTAACTATGGTGTGTGCCCAGGTATTAGGTAATGATGTTGCAATTAATGTTGGTGGAATGCAAGGACATTTTGAATTAAATGTTTTTAAACCTGTTATGGCTGCTAATCTATTACAAAGTGCTCAACTAATCGGTGATTCTTGTGTTTCTTTTGATGTACATTGTGCGCAAGGAATAGAACCAAATCAAGCAAGGATTACAGAGTTACTTAATAATTCATTAATGTTAGTTACCGCTCTTAATACAAAAATAGGATATTACAAAGCTGCGGAAATTGCAAATACTGCACACAAAAACGGAACAACACTAAAACAAGAGGCTATCGCTTTAGGATATGTTACCGAAACAGAATTTGATGAGTGGGTAAAACCTGAAGATATGGTAGGTGCGATGAAATAA